The genome window AGGAAAAGGTCGAACCTGAGCTAGAAGGTAACAAGGCCACATTGTCATCAAACGAGGGGAAAGAGACAAGTCCCGAGACATTCCAAAGGCTTCTTAAACAGGCGATAGAAAAAAAACTGGGCGACATCAAGGACCAAATCATTGTAGATACATTCAAGGGTGGGGTGCGTATCCAACTGGTTGATAAAGAGGGGAAACCCATGTTCGATCTCGGGTCCGCCAAACCTACCCCCCTAGCCCTTCGCATACTGCGTGTGATAGCCGAAAACATAAAATCCACCACAAACCCGATATCAATAGAGGGCCATACAGACTCCCTTGCATACAAGACAAGCAACTACAGCAATTGGGAACTCTCGACCGAACGGGCACTTACCACGCGAAAGATAATCGAGCAAATGGGAATAGACCCATCCAGGCTTAAGACCATCTCTGGCTATGCAGACACTGAGCCGCTAATACCGGACAATCCCAAAGATCCAAGGAACAGGCGGATAAGCATACTTCTCTATTTCCCTAAAACGGCCGCAGGTACGGACAAGACCGGCTAGACCTTAGCGGCCCGCCCCACCACTATCGGCGTCGAAAATAAAAATTCTTAAAAAGAGCCCTTGACAAGCATACCTCAAGACGGCTATTTTTCATCATCATCATTATGATTCT of Dissulfurimicrobium hydrothermale contains these proteins:
- a CDS encoding flagellar motor protein MotB, encoding MSDQQGNIIIKKIKKVSGGGHHGGSWKVAYADFVTAMMAFFLLLWLITMVSPEKRPAIAAYFKYFSIFESSGTSFLEHENAVLTEPSQSEEKVEPELEGNKATLSSNEGKETSPETFQRLLKQAIEKKLGDIKDQIIVDTFKGGVRIQLVDKEGKPMFDLGSAKPTPLALRILRVIAENIKSTTNPISIEGHTDSLAYKTSNYSNWELSTERALTTRKIIEQMGIDPSRLKTISGYADTEPLIPDNPKDPRNRRISILLYFPKTAAGTDKTG